Genomic window (Bacillota bacterium):
GGGCCTGGCCGTCAAGGCGATCGGGCTCAACATCGGCGGCAAGATCGGGCTTGCCCGGCGCGGCGAGCACGTCGTCGTCGCCGTTTTCTGCGCGGTCGGACTCGGCCACCTCGACGACGCCGCGGTCAGCCTGGGACACCGGGCCGTGGGGGAATCGAAAGAAAGCAGGGAGGATACCACCGCATAGATGCAGCGGGTTCTGAGAGCCATCCGGGGCGCGGTCTGCGCCGAGGCCAACAGCGCGCAGGCCATCGAGCGGGCCAGCCGCGAACTCGTCCTGGCCATCTCCGAGGCGAACGGCATCGGGCCCGAGGATGTACTGAGCGCGGTGTTCACGGCCACCCCGGACCTGAACGCTCAGTTTCCCGCCGTCGGAGCCAGGCAGGCGGGATGGACCGGGGTGGCACTGCTGTGCGCCCAGGAGATGGCGGTGCCGTCGCCGGTGAAGCGGTGCGTGCGGGTCCTGGTTCACGCCTATCTCCCCGTGGGCCGGCAGGCCCGCCACGTGTACCTCGGTGAAGCCGCGGTTCTGCGGCCGGACTGGGCGTCGCCATCCAACGGGCACGCCTGACGCTTGAGTGGAAGGGGCACCAGTACGTGGTTGTCGTTCTGCGCCGTGATGCCACGCCCGAGCAGGTGGAAGCGATTGTGGACCGCCTCCACCGCCTCGGCTTCCAGACACACCTTTCCCGCGGAACCGAGCGCACCATTGTGGGCGCCATCGGTGACCGCCGTCCCGAACTGATCCCGCAGCTCGAAGCGATCCCGGGCGTCGAACGGGTCGTACCGATCCTGAGGCCGTTCAAGCTGGCAGCCCGGGAGTTCCGGCCCGAACCCAGCCTGGTGGAGGTGGGCGGCGACGGGGCCGCCCGGGTCGTCATCGGTGGGCCCCGGGTCGTGGTCATTGCGGGGCCGTGCGCCGTCGAGAGTGAGGAGCAACTGGACAGCGTGGCGCGTGCCGTCCAGCAGTCCGGTGCCACGATTCTGCGGGCCGGCGCTTACAAGCCCCGCACGTCGCCTTACAGCTTCCAGGGGCTGGAGCGCGAAGGACTGCGCCTGCTGGCCGAGGTGCGCCGCCGGCTGCAACTGCCCGTGGTGACCGAAGTGCTCAACCCCAGAGACGTGGAACTGGTGGCCGAGCACGCCGACATGCTGCAGATCGGCGCCCGCAACATGCAGAACTTCGTGCTGCTCCGGGAGGTCGGCCGAAGCTCTCGCCCCGTGCTTCTCAAGAGAGGCATGGCGGCCACCATCGAGGAGTGGTTGATGGCGGCCGAATACATCCTCGCCTCCGGCAACCCGAGAGTCGTTTTGTGCGAACGCGGGATCCGCACCTTCGAGAACCTGACCCGCAACACCCTGGACCTGAGCGCCGTGGCCGTGGTCCACGAACTGAGCCACCTGCCGGTGCTGGTGGACCCGAGCCACGGCACGGGGCGTTCGGCGTACGTGCCGCCCATGGCGAGGGCGAGCGTGGCGGCAGGTGCCGACGGGATCATGGTGGAGGTTCACCCGTCGCCCGAAGACGCGCTCTCCGACGGGCCGCAGCAGCTGACCCCCGAGAGCTTCGCGCAGATGATGGAATCGCTGCGCCCTGTGGCAGCCGCCGTGGGGCGCTGGCTGTGAGGGCCGGTTGAAGGCATGCCCGAGCGGGTCACCATCGTCGGCTGCGGCGTCATCGGGGGTTCGCTGGGACTGGCGCTGCGCTCGCTGGGGGGACCGGGGCGCTATCAGGTGGTGGCGTTCGACCGCGACGCTTCGCGGGCCCGCCAGGCCGTGGAGCTGGGCGCGGCCGACCGGTCCGCCATGAGCCTGGAAGAGGCCGTTGCGAAAGCGGACCTGGTGGTGCTGGCCGTTCCGGCCGAGGCGGTGGTGGAGCTGGCACGGCGCGCCTCTTCGGCCGCACCTGGTGGGGCCGTTTTGACCGACGTGGCCTCGGTCAAGGGCCACATCGTCGAGGAGCTCGACGGGCGCCTGCCGGGGGGCCAGGCCTTCGTGGGGGGGCACCCCATGGCCGGTTCGGAGCGGGCGGGGCTTGCCGGCGCGGATCCGTACCTCTTTCAGAACGCGGTGTACGTGTTGACCCCCACGGCCTCCACGCCCCCGGCGGCCCTGGACCAGGTCACGCGACTGGTTGCGTCGATCGGGGCGCACCCCGTCCATTTGAGCCCCTCGCAGCACGACGCGGCGGTGGGGGTCGTAAGCCACTTGCCGCACGTGGTGGCCAGTTGCCTGGTGCTGGCCGCCGGGGCATCCGAGGACGAGGGGATCCCCGCCTTCGAACTCGCGGCGACAGGCTTCAGGGATGCCACGCGCCTCGCGTTGGGGCACGAAGAGGTCTGGCTTCCCGTGCTGGCACTGAACGCGCCGGCGCTCTCCCGGGCCATCGCGGCCTTCCGGCGGGTGCTCGACCGGGTCGAACGGGCGCTTGTGAGCGGCGACCGCCTGGAACTTGAATCACTGTTGGTGAAGGCTCGCCGGACGCGGGCCGCGCTGCGCCTGCCCGCCAAGGGCTACGGGGCGCCCACCTGGGATCTCGTCGTGAGGCTCCCCGACCGGCCGGGGGCCATCGCCGCGGTGAGCGGGGCGCTGGGCGACCGGGGAATCAACATCGCGGACATCGAAATCCTGCGGGTGCGGGAAGGCGAGGCGGGGACGCTGCGCCTGGGCTTCAATTCCGAGCAGACCCTGAGGGCTGCGCTGGAAGTCTTGCGGGGGCGGGGGTTTGCGACATGGGTCAGGTGACGCACCGGGCGGCGCCTGCGCCCTCGGAGGACGGCGGGCTTCTCCACATCACACCGGCATCGGGTATCTGGGGCACGGTGCGAG
Coding sequences:
- the aroH gene encoding chorismate mutase, translating into MQRVLRAIRGAVCAEANSAQAIERASRELVLAISEANGIGPEDVLSAVFTATPDLNAQFPAVGARQAGWTGVALLCAQEMAVPSPVKRCVRVLVHAYLPVGRQARHVYLGEAAVLRPDWASPSNGHA
- the aroF gene encoding 3-deoxy-7-phosphoheptulonate synthase, with translation MVVVLRRDATPEQVEAIVDRLHRLGFQTHLSRGTERTIVGAIGDRRPELIPQLEAIPGVERVVPILRPFKLAAREFRPEPSLVEVGGDGAARVVIGGPRVVVIAGPCAVESEEQLDSVARAVQQSGATILRAGAYKPRTSPYSFQGLEREGLRLLAEVRRRLQLPVVTEVLNPRDVELVAEHADMLQIGARNMQNFVLLREVGRSSRPVLLKRGMAATIEEWLMAAEYILASGNPRVVLCERGIRTFENLTRNTLDLSAVAVVHELSHLPVLVDPSHGTGRSAYVPPMARASVAAGADGIMVEVHPSPEDALSDGPQQLTPESFAQMMESLRPVAAAVGRWL
- a CDS encoding prephenate dehydrogenase, translated to MPERVTIVGCGVIGGSLGLALRSLGGPGRYQVVAFDRDASRARQAVELGAADRSAMSLEEAVAKADLVVLAVPAEAVVELARRASSAAPGGAVLTDVASVKGHIVEELDGRLPGGQAFVGGHPMAGSERAGLAGADPYLFQNAVYVLTPTASTPPAALDQVTRLVASIGAHPVHLSPSQHDAAVGVVSHLPHVVASCLVLAAGASEDEGIPAFELAATGFRDATRLALGHEEVWLPVLALNAPALSRAIAAFRRVLDRVERALVSGDRLELESLLVKARRTRAALRLPAKGYGAPTWDLVVRLPDRPGAIAAVSGALGDRGINIADIEILRVREGEAGTLRLGFNSEQTLRAALEVLRGRGFATWVR